The nucleotide window TTTGTTTGACAGTCTACTGTTTTACTGTCAATTTTTACTTGACAGTCCAAAGTGAATACCAAAAGAGAATTCCTCACTATAATGCTGACAAATAGGGGTTTAAGGTTAGTCCTTGTTCTTTCTTAGAATTTTCCAATGAAGAATAAGTTTGGTTGAAGTGACGCGTCGGAGGAAAAGGTCGGCCTTATAGGTTATTGCTGGTTATTTGAAGAGGAGTAAGGTTAATTATAAAAGAGTACTTAATTATTTATTTGTATTATTTAAGTATTTATAATAATTTTATTGTTTTAGTATAAATCATTTAAAATATTCATTTTGTTGTCTACACATTATTATTTTCTCCTTTCCCGTTTAGCTGATCTTTAAATTTAACGATATTATGTGCTTTGTGACCTTGTTGAATTTTAGCAAACGATTAAGAGATCTCATAAGCCTAAATTGTAGACCTTGAGATTAATTGATAGAAAGATAATAGTGATTTAATGTAGAAATATTCAACAGATCAACTAAACGGATATTATAAGAATCTAGATGTTCATTAATTCACTTCCCTTATATTAGGCTTTTAGTAGTTTCCCTTTTACCGTACTTAGTGATTATTCCATAATAATAAGATTCCATAATAGAAAATTTTATTACAACATCATGTAAAACGTAGAGTGTGAATTATTGCATTTACGCAACAGTTTTCAACAACGCCCCAACATTGGAGGAGAGTGTAAAGAGCGTTTGGAGGAGTGATGTAACCATAGTGATTACTGACAATTATTCAACAGATAGTACATGGGAGAGATTATTAGAACTTAGAAAGGATTATAATTTAGTATTATATAGGCTGAAATCAACTAGGGGTAAGGGTAGAGGCTATTCTTTAAAACATTGTCCAGAGAACAGTATTACAACTTACTTTGACTTGGATATGAGGTATAATGAGAGTTTTCATAAAATCTTAGAATGGGCTCCAAGGGATAAGAAGATATTAGTAAATCTAGTTAACGGGTTTGTTGTTAAGAGAGAGACCATATTGGAGAAAGGGAGTTGGAGGGATCTAAATAGAGCTGAGGATTGGGAGATTGTTTCTAGAGTTGGTTTCGATTATTTTGTCCCTGCACTTATTCATGCTGAGTTACGTAATGAGTTAGCTAGGGAAAAGAGATATGCCAAAGGTTTAAAATATTATGGTAGGAGGTGCTTTGTGGATTGCTTCAGAATTGTACAAAAAGTTTATAAATTATTCGTTTAAGTATTACCTATGGAAAAGAGTAAGTACAAGAGGGACTGGAGCAAGTACGACGAGAACGTCATTACTAGATATAAGTTGATGTTCCCCTTCTACGTATTCGAACATTGGTGGGACTTATTAGCAGAGGAGAACAGGAACGCTAGGACAAAGTATAAAGCTCCGAAGGAGTTCGACGAATTCCTAGCCTTCCTCCACATCTTCCTACCTTACAGAGCAATAGAAGGAGTATTAAGAGCCTTAGAACAATTGAAGATCATCCCCACAAGCCTCGATTACTCAACAATATGGAAGAGAGTGAGGAACATGAAAATAACCTTCCCCGAGGCAAGTGACGAACTTGAAGTAATTGCAGACGCTACAGGCATTAGCACAAACACGGGAGGACAATACATTGTTGCCAAGTGGGGTAAGACTAGGGATTCAAAATTCCTCAAGATCGAGATAGTAATGGACAATAACGAATTCAACGTGATAAACGCTGAGGTCACTAGCAACGAGGTTGAAAGCGCTGTAAAAACAGTTAAGGATCTTCAAGATAAGGGAAAGAAGGTCAAGAAGTTTTATGGAGATAAGACATATGACGCCAATGAGGTTTACAAGACCGGAGTTGAGGTTGTAGTTCCTCCCAAGAAGAACGCTTCTACTAAAAGGGGCCATCTTGCTAGACGTAAGGCTGTGCGGGAGTTTAGGAAGTTGGGTTATGATCGTTGGAGGGAGGAGAAGGGTTATGGCGTTAGGTGGAGGGTCGAGTCCTTGTTCTCTGCGGTGAAGCGTACTTTTGGGGAATCGGTTAGGGCAACAAGTTTTGCTGGACAAGTAGTTGAGGCTAAGCTCAAGTTCTGGGCTTACGCGTGGATGGTTCACTTGGCGAATTCTGTAGTCGGTAGGGCTCCGGGCATTAGGGTGTAAGCTTGAGAGGAACGTTGAAATAAATATTAATTACTGAAAAATTAGTGTTATACAATATCGTTTTAATGAGACAAATTGAACAAATCAACAAAGTAGGTAGGAGGTTCAAAAATAAATTAGATGTTATAAGAGGTTTGGGATATAACTGGAGTGATATGAAAATTGCGTATTCCCAACATTCAATTCCATATAAGATTTTTGTCAATGCCCCTTCCTTTGTACTCGCCAAACTTATGGGAATTTATAGAAACTATAAGGAATATAATAACGGAGTTGGTACAATATTATCAGCTCTTGATAGAATGATTGATCTTAAGGAGATAGGAATTAATGATAAGTACTTCTTATTTGGTGGGTATTGGGGTTTCTTCAGTGCGTATAATTTGGATAAGATTATTGATGAAAAGCTACCAAGTAAAGTAGGGAGAGTAAGAAAGCTCATATGCAATGATGATGGGCTACGATATATCAAAACCTTAGATGGATTTGACATAATTAAGCTTGCATCTTTTTTAAAAGACAAGCTTGAATGTAAGGAGTTCAACCTTTAGAATTCTCACTCTCACTTGATTGCCTGCTTATCTCCAATGCCTCAGCGTAAATGAAACCTAGTATTATCCAACCAAAGAACAAGTACACAATGTACTTGTTAAACGTTGGTAAAGAGTAGAGAAATACTGAAATACTGACTAATGATGCAAATATCCCGATAAATACTTCGTGAAGGTGCTTTAAGGCTCTCTTTGATGCAATCCTAACCAGTGATGAATTGGCTGAAATATGAATAAATAGGTTATTTAAGCCAGCCAGGGCTCCAAGTATTGTAAAAACATTGTATAGTCCAAAGGTGTAGGTCATTGCAGTTAGCGAAGTTATAAAGACTAATCCTACAAGTAGTTCAGAGTATTTCACCTTAGAGAGACCACTTGGCATTATTTTATCCTCAGCCATTGCTTTCAATGTTCTAGAGTTAGCTAAAATATACGTCATTCCTCCTAATGTCCCATCGCTTAATGCGATGAGGGCTATTACTAATGTCCCTATTAAGCCAAATCTGAACAGTAAGTAGTCTATTAAGTTTCCAGTGAAGTTCATGGCTGCTAAGGAGTAAAAGAAAAACGTTGCTATTAAACCTCCAAATAATAAGACTGAAATTGCAGCCTTACCTATGGTCTTAGGATTAGTTTCCCCACCTAAGGGAGCTATTGAGCCATAACCAGTTGGTATTCCTAATCCGAATACTACAGCTGATATTAAGGTAGGTGTAATTGAACTCGGTATTGGATTGTAAAAATTCCATCTAGAATCGTAAAGAAATAATAAGGAAAGTAGGGAAATTATTAAGATTTCCACTATTGACGCTCCAATAGCGTATTTAGCTGACACTTGTACTCCAGCAAGCACTATTGAAGTTGCAATTATTCCAATAATTAGTGCGTAAAACCACTGATCATAAAATATTGAAGGCAGCATTGTAGAAGGTATGTACGTTGAAATAATAGTATAAAGTACGTAAGCGCCACCTGTGAGTAGCGTTCCACCATAAGCCAACCCATAAAGTAAATAGTTCCAACCCGTATTCAATCCTAACCTAGAGGTTAAGGAGTAAAATGCGTATGTGTAATACCCCCCACCCCTCTTAAATCGCCCAGATAAGGAATAAATAACCAGACCATTAAATAGGACCACGAGAGTTGCGATCAACATTGCAAATGGTGCTTGCGTTCCGACTTTTCCTATCATTACAGTACCGAAGGTTAGTAAGGAGATAAAGGGCGCTTGCCCACCAAATGAGATAAAGAATACGTCTTTAAATGTTAGCTTTTTACTCGTCTTCATTTCCTCCTTTTTGTCAATCTCTTCCTTCATACAGTAAAACATAGTGATACATTACAAATAAACGTTTCCGTATGTAACTAGACTGTGGACAACAATTTCATTCATTTGAGACTTAGTTTAAGTTCCCTTAATATCGCTTTGGGCGATTCAGTTATTATTTTAAAGATTGCTACAATTTGACTGAATGAAGGGCGACTAACTGGCAGAGATACATGATTACCAATGTTAACATTTTTATAAGCACATTATTTACAAATTACAATTCGCAAAGGAGACCTGAATCGCCCATTTTCCCTTCTAACACCTCATAACTTCTCTAAAAGCTTTTCAAACCCCTTAATTTCTCTAAGTGGTAATCCCATACTTCCTCTTGTCACAGCTAAAACTTCAGCAACAATTGAAAACGCGATCTCCTTCTCGTTTTTAGCACCAATATCTAAACCAGCTGGTATTCTCAATTTCTTTAATTTCTCTTTATCAATTCCAGCTTGGATAAGCCTCTTCAATATTACCTCAGCCCTTTTTAAGCTCATTATTACAGCAATCTCCTTAGCTCCACCGTAAATTGACTTCATAATAGCCCAAGTATCGTATACGTGTCTAGTTGCGACTATTACGTAATTGTCCTTTACAACGTCATCTGGAATTTGGAAAGTAGTACCTTTAATCACCTCATCAGCCTCATAATAACTTTCCTCAGCAAAAGGATCTACTACTAAAACGTGGAAGCCCAAATCTTTTAAATATCTCGCTATAAATGGCGCAACGTTAATTCCCTTCCCAGTACACTTACTGGCATCAACTTTGACGGTGTCCCTATCGCAAAATACTGGTTCCTCCATATCCGCTTCCCTACTTGAAGCAAATATAACGACTTTCATAAATTAACATACTAACTAAACGCTTATATGTATTCATTAAAACCGAGTTAAGGTAGTTTCAAGTAAAGTGAACTACCAAGCTTTAATTGTAGATCCATAAAGTTTTAACAAAAAATAATACTAACAAGCTAATATCTGGTTAACAGAAGATAATGGAGTAAATTACAATATTAAGAAGTTAAGAAGTTGAAAAAGATTTAAGGTGAGGAAAACCATATATTACTAAGGATGAATTCGAATGATAACACTAGATTTTCCTCACCGAAATGATGTTGAGCAGATAGGGCATAAATTACTTTCCATGATAGACTTCAAGGGAAGTAAGGTAGAAGAAGTCGCCAAGGTCCTCGTCTCAGCAGCCCTATTGAATGACTCGATTGAGAACAAGCTAAAGATGTTTGGGATCTCAGACCAAACGGTAAGTAATTACGCCGAGAAAGAAGAAGTTGCCGAGAGAACTCGAAAGAGTAAAGCAATTATTGCATGATATGTTAAAAGGAGGTAAACATATTTATCGATTGGATTACAATGAGACGGTAGGCCAGTCGAGGGGTTAGGTAGCTCAGACGAAGGATACTCATGGAACTACGTCACTACAACGACAAAACCCAATGAGAAAGTACTTGTACTCGCATTCATAGAACAAGAGAACGGGGTGACTAAGGACATAGTGAAAATATTCGTAGAACAAGTATCAGGGAATTTCAATATCTCGATAACACTTGACGCTGGATTTAACTCAATAGACGTACTGAACTTCATCTTACAATTCAAGTACATAATCGCAGTACCAGTTGGGGACGTCAAAATTTATGAGTTGATGGGGAATACAAGACGAACATTAAGAGGTACAAGAAGGATGAACAAGTGACGTTCAGATTATTCGTTTATAGAAGAGGGAGGAAGAAGGAAAAAGATTGAGTATTTCGCAAGGTCACTAACCTTGCCCAAGGATCAAGTGCTCAAGTTTTACAACAAGGTGAGGAACCCTATAGAGACTTCCTATAAGAACATCAAGTCATTTCTCCCGTTCATAAGCTTAATCAAGTTCGCTAGTATTTTGGAAAAGTTCTTAGACTATGATCTAGTGGTATATCCTTTGCCTAAAGCTATAAACTTTCTGAAAGCACTAGCGTTCCGTAAGCTAATCTTCATGATAGCTCTCTACCCCCTCCTATGGTTGCAGAAAATCACTGCCACGGTCCACTTTGTTAGAGGCGAGGCATGTGGTGCCTCTTCACAATATTCAAGGAAGTGAAGAAGGAAGACTTTTACTAATCCTTTTATTCATAACATTAGTTCTCGGAGATAATCCTAAAAATAGATAAAACGCTTAACAATACTACGAATTTATTTTCAAGAGGGGTGTGATTTTTGATCTACTGTAAAGGGAGAAGTTTATCCTCTTCTTCCTAGGTTATACCAAATAATATAGTCCACTCATTTGCTAACACGAATTATCATTCTATGTTAAGAAATTCTTTGCTTTTTAAACGGAAAGATCTCTATATTATATTATAGTATAACTTATTCTTTTAGTATCCTAAATAACTCATTATGAACTTCCTTAGTTGATGGTAAATCGGGAGTAGAAGTATTCCTACAAGGGAGAAAATTGGATACAGCTATTGTGTTCACTATTCCTTCATTTGTGATCAAAGGATTCTAAATAACGCCGTAATACTTTCCTTCTTTATTAGTTCTTCATTAAAATTTATCAAAAACTAGAAGATATCTACAGAAACTATCACAATAGGTATGAAAGAAAAGTCTTGTTATGAGTAAATTTTATTTTCTCATTTTGCCATTTATCTATAGTGAAGATTAGGGTTGATATTATAGGTTTAAAAGGTGGTGTCGGGAAGACAACAATAGCGTTGAATACTGCATTATATCTTTCCAAGAGATATAAGGTTTTATATATTGATAAGGATCTGCTTTCAATGGGGTCTTTAATTTTAGGATTTAATGGCCTTGGTTTTAATAAAGCAATAGTAGAAGGTTTAGGCAATGAACAATATGAGTATAAGGTTAATAATAACTTAACGTTATTCAAGTTATATAGTGATCCAGTAAACGAGAGAGAGTTACAGCATAAGGTTAAAGGCATGGGTGAAAAAGCTGAAAGAGCCTACGTTGATGTTGTATCGAAGGGCTATGATGTTATCATAGTAGATTACGGTAGGATTTTCAGAACTAATGATCCATTAGTGTATGACGAATATGAAATGTTTAAGAAAAATTTCCCTGACTATACGATAGCTGCAGCAGGAATTACTGACGCCATTAGAAATGATGTTACAGATGTTGTAAAATATTTTCTAGATACAATAAATAGAATTAAAGCCAAACCCCTCGCTTTCGTAATTAACATGGTACCTCAAATAGGTGATATTCAGAAAGAAATTAATCAAATAGTTAGAGAAATTAGTGAAGTTGTAAAATGTGATATACTTACTATTCCCTTTAACGAGAAGTTAGTACAATATGCCAATATGGGAGAAGTAGAAGAAATGCAAAAAGTGGGAAAGTTAATAGAGCGAATTTTATCTAATGGGTAATAGATCTTTTTAAGCTAGTTTACAAGTTTTTTACAAGAGAACGTCTATCCTTTTGATGCTGAATACTCTAAGCATAAGTGGTTTTTTCCAAATATTTACTTATACAATACATAAAAGTTGCATAAAAACTATTTTAGTTAAACTATCCGCATCCTCTACTAGAAAACGTTCATCGGGATATAAGAAAAAAATTGTTTATATGTATTTTAAAAAAAAAGAACATACTTTACTCTTTAGCCGTATTTTTCTTAACTGTAGGGATAATAGATATTAATATAATAATTAGTATGAATGCTATTACAATAGCAGGTATTCCGTACACTTGGTATAACGTATATTTTCCCACGTAATTAACTAGGTAGTTAACTACAGTTTCCCCTGGTGTTAATTTGACGTAATTTAATGGTATTGTGATGTTTTTGACGTATGTCTGATTACTATAGTAATAGAACATTGATATCTGAAATACAGTATTCTTTGTGACATGTATGGTAAAAGGCATTGCTATGGTTTCGTTTGGTAGTATTTGTGAGATTACGTAGAATGGTGGTGTTATTGCAGTACCGTTGGGTTTTATAAGGATGTATATATTGTTGGCGTTTTGGTTTCCGGTGTTTTGTATGTATAGTATTAGTGTGGCTGTATATGTTCCAGTTGTTGATCTAGTTATATTGATGAATTGGTATGTTGCATTCAACCTGACTGATATAGGTAACACTGATTTAGTATAATTTAATGGTATTGTGATGTTGCTAGTATATGATTGGTTACTATAGTAATAGAACATGGTTATTTGAACCAGTGCGCTATTTGGTGTGCGTAAAGTGAATGGGATTGCTATGGTTTCGTTTGGTAGTATTTGTGAGATTACGTAGAATGGTGGTGTTATTGCAGTACCGTTGGGTTTTATAAGGATGTATATATTGTTGGCGTTTTGGTTTCCGGTGTTTTGTATGTATAGTATTAGTGTGGCTGTATATGTTCCAGTTGTTGATCTAGTTATATTGATGAATTGGT belongs to Saccharolobus solfataricus and includes:
- a CDS encoding IS5-like element ISC1058 family transposase: MEKSKYKRDWSKYDENVITRYKLMFPFYVFEHWWDLLAEENRNARTKYKAPKEFDEFLAFLHIFLPYRAIEGVLRALEQLKIIPTSLDYSTIWKRVRNMKITFPEASDELEVIADATGISTNTGGQYIVAKWGKTRDSKFLKIEIVMDNNEFNVINAEVTSNEVESAVKTVKDLQDKGKKVKKFYGDKTYDANEVYKTGVEVVVPPKKNASTKRGHLARRKAVREFRKLGYDRWREEKGYGVRWRVESLFSAVKRTFGESVRATSFAGQVVEAKLKFWAYAWMVHLANSVVGRAPGIRV
- a CDS encoding APC family permease is translated as MKEEIDKKEEMKTSKKLTFKDVFFISFGGQAPFISLLTFGTVMIGKVGTQAPFAMLIATLVVLFNGLVIYSLSGRFKRGGGYYTYAFYSLTSRLGLNTGWNYLLYGLAYGGTLLTGGAYVLYTIISTYIPSTMLPSIFYDQWFYALIIGIIATSIVLAGVQVSAKYAIGASIVEILIISLLSLLFLYDSRWNFYNPIPSSITPTLISAVVFGLGIPTGYGSIAPLGGETNPKTIGKAAISVLLFGGLIATFFFYSLAAMNFTGNLIDYLLFRFGLIGTLVIALIALSDGTLGGMTYILANSRTLKAMAEDKIMPSGLSKVKYSELLVGLVFITSLTAMTYTFGLYNVFTILGALAGLNNLFIHISANSSLVRIASKRALKHLHEVFIGIFASLVSISVFLYSLPTFNKYIVYLFFGWIILGFIYAEALEISRQSSESENSKG
- a CDS encoding XdhC family protein; translated protein: MKVVIFASSREADMEEPVFCDRDTVKVDASKCTGKGINVAPFIARYLKDLGFHVLVVDPFAEESYYEADEVIKGTTFQIPDDVVKDNYVIVATRHVYDTWAIMKSIYGGAKEIAVIMSLKRAEVILKRLIQAGIDKEKLKKLRIPAGLDIGAKNEKEIAFSIVAEVLAVTRGSMGLPLREIKGFEKLLEKL
- a CDS encoding ParA family protein, whose amino-acid sequence is MKIRVDIIGLKGGVGKTTIALNTALYLSKRYKVLYIDKDLLSMGSLILGFNGLGFNKAIVEGLGNEQYEYKVNNNLTLFKLYSDPVNERELQHKVKGMGEKAERAYVDVVSKGYDVIIVDYGRIFRTNDPLVYDEYEMFKKNFPDYTIAAAGITDAIRNDVTDVVKYFLDTINRIKAKPLAFVINMVPQIGDIQKEINQIVREISEVVKCDILTIPFNEKLVQYANMGEVEEMQKVGKLIERILSNG